A window of Sinimarinibacterium sp. NLF-5-8 genomic DNA:
AGTGCGCTGCTGACGCTGGCCGGCCCCGGCGTCGTTGCCCACATCCCGGCCCTGCATCAACACCTGCCGGCCTGGTGTCTGCCGCCGCCATGAGCCAGTGCCTCATCAATCTCAAGGTCAGCCCCAAGGCCTCGCGCACGGCGGTGACGGGCTGGATGGGCGATGTTTTAAAAGTCAGCGTCACCACCGCGCCCGAACGCGGCAAAGCCAATGATGCGGTGATTGCCCTGCTGGCCAAGGTGCTGAAGCTGCCCAAATCCAGCATCCATGTCGTCAGCGGCCACAGCAATCCCAACAAACGGGTGCAGATCGACGGCCTGGATCAGGCGCAACTGCGGCAGCGGCTGGGCTGATCGACGCCCCTGCCGCAGTCCATCACGGGTATACCTGGGTCAGCTTTTCCATCAGGCCGTCAAAGCCGTGCCGGGCAAAGATTTCCTCAAACTGCTGGCGCAGGCTGCCGGTCAGACTCAGGCCGCCGACTTGCAGGTCTTCGACTTTCCAGTCGGTAGCGGTTTTGTACAGGCGCAGGCTGAACTTGACCGGCGTGTGTTCCGGCAGCAGAAACCGGGTCATCAGATAGGCGGTTTTGGAGGAGGCCAGAACGTCGATGGCATCGAGCTTGAACTGCGGATATTTGATGATCGCCTGAACGACGTGGTTTTTCAGGTATTGGGCAAACG
This region includes:
- a CDS encoding phospholipid-binding protein MlaC, which produces MRLPARDQNSRSALWIGCFLLCWNAAFNLAHAAPATPEKLTQIAAELRDKANRIVTDPDRMDFAQWVLDSYLDTPRMAHQALPKSWDALTPQQRARYQAAFAQYLKNHVVQAIIKYPQFKLDAIDVLASSKTAYLMTRFLLPEHTPVKFSLRLYKTATDWKVEDLQVGGLSLTGSLRQQFEEIFARHGFDGLMEKLTQVYP
- a CDS encoding DUF167 domain-containing protein; translation: MSQCLINLKVSPKASRTAVTGWMGDVLKVSVTTAPERGKANDAVIALLAKVLKLPKSSIHVVSGHSNPNKRVQIDGLDQAQLRQRLG